The Brachyspira aalborgi genome has a segment encoding these proteins:
- the proB gene encoding glutamate 5-kinase, translated as MKKINLNNINRIVFKFGTNVLRGEDGYISMARIYSFIEAIAKFHRMGKEILIVTSGAVGLGAKKINAVDLSENSLKQACAAIGQSQLMSTYEDGFSKYDIITAQILLTEEDFSNRRRYLNLRSTLDTLLKYKVIPIINENDTVSSDEVQFLGNITQISFSENDKLSALVASELDADLLIILSDINGLYDDNPKTNKNAKFIHEVFEITKEIENLGLDASKGGRGGMKTKLQAAKIVTRCGCALFIANGKKPDVLKYIFETKDKTIFYPVEEVDELNTKKRWIAYATTIIGKVIVNSGAKKAILEKESSLLPVGVIEIINEFKRGDIVSIADENGEEFARGIINYNSEDAKKIIGHHSDDILKILGYKNYDAIITRDYIVIL; from the coding sequence ATGAAAAAAATAAATTTAAATAATATAAACAGAATAGTTTTCAAATTCGGAACTAATGTTTTAAGAGGCGAAGACGGATATATTTCAATGGCAAGAATATATTCTTTTATTGAAGCTATCGCCAAATTTCATAGAATGGGGAAAGAAATTCTTATTGTCACTTCTGGCGCCGTTGGACTCGGAGCTAAAAAAATTAACGCTGTTGATTTAAGTGAAAATTCTCTAAAGCAAGCTTGCGCCGCAATCGGACAGTCTCAACTTATGTCGACTTACGAAGACGGATTTTCAAAATACGATATAATTACCGCTCAAATATTATTAACAGAAGAAGATTTTTCAAACCGAAGAAGATATTTAAACTTGCGTTCAACTTTAGATACTCTTTTGAAATATAAAGTAATTCCAATAATAAACGAAAACGATACCGTATCGAGCGATGAAGTGCAATTTTTAGGAAATATAACTCAAATAAGTTTTTCAGAAAACGATAAACTTTCCGCATTGGTAGCAAGCGAACTTGACGCCGATTTGCTTATAATACTTTCGGATATTAACGGACTTTATGACGATAATCCAAAAACAAACAAAAATGCAAAATTTATTCATGAAGTATTTGAAATTACAAAAGAAATAGAAAATTTAGGGCTTGACGCTTCAAAAGGAGGAAGAGGCGGAATGAAAACTAAACTTCAAGCGGCTAAAATAGTTACAAGATGCGGATGCGCTTTATTTATAGCAAACGGAAAAAAGCCCGATGTTCTTAAATATATATTTGAAACTAAAGACAAAACGATTTTTTATCCCGTTGAAGAAGTTGACGAACTTAATACAAAAAAAAGATGGATTGCCTACGCAACGACTATAATAGGAAAAGTTATTGTAAACTCTGGCGCTAAAAAAGCGATATTGGAAAAAGAATCGAGCCTTCTTCCTGTAGGAGTTATAGAGATTATTAACGAATTCAAAAGAGGCGATATAGTGAGTATTGCAGATGAAAATGGAGAAGAGTTTGCAAGAGGAATAATAAATTATAATTCTGAAGACGCTAAAAAAATAATCGGACATCATTCTGACGATATATTAAAAATATTGGGTTATAAAAATTATGACGCTATAATAACAAGAGATTATATAGTTATTTTATAA